One genomic region from Chromatiaceae bacterium encodes:
- a CDS encoding HK97 family phage prohead protease: protein MLDDFTPAAKRAAGLRSITQRPSERRSAPDGGRGVVRAPLSSPLQVREAGESGLLTFVGVASVTERAYPMWDMFGEYSEVIDAAAFDDTLARNDLDVTLVLGHDQMRRIARTTLGTLRLAAGEDGLAVDADLDPADPDVAYAAPKLRSGLYDEMSFAFRIESGQWSPDYTEYRITRVDLHRGDVSIVGWGANPYTTGGLRSVQRATFAQHQAAHLDLAIATG from the coding sequence ATGCTTGACGATTTCACCCCGGCCGCGAAGCGAGCCGCCGGTCTGCGCAGCATCACACAGCGCCCCTCCGAGCGCCGCAGCGCCCCCGATGGTGGCCGCGGTGTGGTCCGCGCCCCGCTGTCGTCCCCGCTGCAGGTGCGCGAGGCTGGCGAGTCCGGCCTGCTCACGTTCGTCGGTGTGGCGAGTGTGACCGAGCGCGCCTACCCGATGTGGGACATGTTCGGCGAATACTCCGAGGTGATCGATGCCGCGGCGTTCGATGACACGTTGGCCCGCAACGACCTCGACGTGACCCTGGTGCTCGGGCATGACCAGATGCGCCGCATCGCCCGTACCACGTTGGGCACGCTGCGCCTGGCCGCTGGCGAGGACGGCCTGGCCGTGGACGCCGACCTTGATCCCGCTGACCCGGATGTGGCCTACGCCGCGCCGAAGTTGCGCAGCGGGCTGTACGACGAGATGAGTTTCGCGTTCCGCATCGAGTCGGGCCAGTGGTCACCGGACTACACCGAGTACCGCATCACCCGCGTTGACCTTCACCGCGGCGATGTGTCCATCGTCGGCTGGGGTGCGAACCCGTACACGACCGGCGGGCTGCGTTCCGTGCAGCGTGCCACCTTCGCGCAGCACCAGGCCGCGCACCTTGATCTGGCGATCGC